Within Desulfolithobacter dissulfuricans, the genomic segment TCCACATCCGATCCAGGCGCTGACACGGATCAACCGGTCGTAACGGGGATGGTTGAGTCCGATGCTCTGGAACATGGACCAGAAGCCGTGACTGATATGCAGGGCCAGGGCCAGCAGCCCCAGACCGTAGAGCACGGTGTAGGCGGGGTTGGCCAGGATGGTGGAAACTATGTCGGCAATGGTTCTGCTGTGGTGGTCGGTGAAATGGACATTTTGCAGGTGCATCCAGATAAAGCCCAGGATCACCAGACCGGTATAGGGCATTGTCCGCGAACCCAGGGTCCGGCCGCCGGCGGAGTGCTGTACGACGTAGCGGCTTGATCGGGCTTTGATGTTTTCCAGGGCCAGGGCCAGTCCGGTTACCACGTGGAGGGAGAAGACGGCCAGCAGGGTGATTTCAAAAACAGAGACCAGCGGGCCCAGGGCATGCAGGTGCTCGGCATAGGAGAGAAAGGCGTCCCGTCCCCAGAAGATGGAACTGTTGCCGGCAGCGTGGACGAGCAGAAACCCGCCGAGCAGCAGGCCGGTTGAGGCCATGATGTATTTTTTGCCAACAGAGGTGCTGCAAAAAGAAGTAAACCACGACATAGACTGCTTTTCCCAATGGATGGTTGTATGAAAATCGCTCCCGGGCACAACGCCGTCGGGAAGGATTTTCATGGTCGAAGTCTTAGCGTATCTCGTTGCGGCCGAACCGTTTCGCTCTTCGGTACGGCCCTGCCGGGTACCTGGATTTTGCCTGCAATGTATATAAGAACAGGTGAGATGACAATGGAAAAAACAGGAAAAAAATCAGCTCGTCCCGGGGGGCGGCACAATGTGGTTGACGGTCGGCGCCGTCAGGCCTGGAGCCTGCTGGAGTCATGTTCCGTATGTCCCCGAAGATGTGGGGTCAACCGGCTTGATGATCAGGTCGGGCTCTGCCAGGTGGGTCGTTGTGTCCGGGTGGCCAGTTTCGGACCCCATTTCGGCGAGGAAGCACCCCTGGTGGGGCGTAACGGTTCAGGGACGATTTTTTTCGAAGGCTGCAACCTTCGCTGTGTGTTCTGCCAGAACTATGACATCAGCCATATCGATGACCAGGGCCTTTCCCCGGACAGCGAGGTCGATGATCGGCAGCTGGCCCGGATCATGCTCGAACTGCAGTCCATGGGCAGTCATAACATCAATCTGGTGACCCCGTCCCATGTGGTGCCCCAGATCCTTGCCGGGCTGGAAATAGCCGTGGCCGAAGGGCTGGATATTCCGCTTGTGTACAATACGTCGGCGTATGACAGTGTCGAAACCCTGCGTCTGTTGGACGGGATAGTCGATATCTACATGCCCGACTGCAAGTTCTGGGTCCCGGATTCCGCAGGCCGCTATGCCGGGGCCCGGGACTATCCCGAGGTGATGCGGCAGGCGGTGCGGGAGATGCACCGCCAGGTGGGCGATCTGGAGATCGGCCCCGACGGCCTGGCCAGGCGTGGCCTGCTGGTCCGCCACCTGGTCATGCCGGGCATGCTGGATGAAACCGGTGCTATCCTGTCCTGGCTGGCAGAGGAAATATCCCCGGCGACCTATATCAACATCATGGACCAGTACCATCCCTGCGGCCAGGCGCACCGGTATCCCGAAATTGACCGGCCCCTGCGGCCCGGGGAATATGCCGAGGCCCTGGAGCTTGCCCGCCAAGCCGGACTCACCCGCCTTGATCAGCGCGATCTCAAAACCCTGCTTGAACGGCTGGGCATCCTGGGGCGCTGAGCGGGAAAAACAGGCCGGGTTTCAAATGGGGATGAATTCCTCATGGCTTTGGTCTATTATGCCTGGAATCAACAGGCGGATGCCTTTCGGGGCAGCGCCGGGACCCGGGAATGTACAACCTGCAAACAGAAAAATTCTTGACAGGGAAACAAATGCTGCGCACATCGGTCACCCCGAACGGAACCTTCAGGGTCGGTGTCCACCGGCCTTCCTACAGTGTCGTGAACCTGCGAGAGCAGGATTTTATCGCGGAACTGGGCACCATGCCCGATGGGACCAGCCTTGATAACACGGTCAACTTCCCGGATGGCGACGTGCACGAAGGGGCTGCCCGCTGGATCTATGAAATTCCCAATGCCCTCTTTTTCCGTGGCGCAACCTACATAGATTCAGGCTGGGCCGCAGCCCGGGCGGTGGATCCCTCCTCCATCAGGATCAAGGCGCCGCCTTCCTGTTCGCTGATGGCTGTCCTCGGGCGGCATCTTGAGCCCGATCAGGCCCGCCGAATCCTCGGGGAGCTGCCCCGTCCGGTTCTCTATGATCTGGCAGCCAATTCCACGGATCCAGACGAGCTGGTTCTGCTGGCCAGGTTCTGCTGCCGGATGACCTTTGACAATAGCGGACAGCCCACCGGTCTTGTCTACAGGAAAAAGGACGGCACTGTCCGGGCCGATATCGATGATTTTGAACTCTTTGAAACCATTGCCAACAATCCTCATCTGCAGGACCGGTACAAGGAGATCATGGTGCTCAGGCCCGGGGTACAGGGGAGTAGCGAGATAGTGGGAGAGTTTCACCGGGGCGCCACCCATGTCTTTGAGTATCTGCGGCGCAACAGTTATATTCCCTGGGGCCATTTTGCCGCCAACATGGCCCATGACGCCATCCGTTACCGCACCAGCGAGCTCTCCCTGCAGGACATGCAGGGACTGCGGCATCTTTACTACCAGCGGATCTTTTGTGTGCTTGCCGATCGGCTGGGACTGGATCTGCCCCGGCGGCGCCAGACACTCTCGGTGGATGAACTGGAAACGCTGCGCCGGAAGATCCTGCGCATGGCTCAACTGCTGCCCGAGCACCCGGCGACCCTCTGGGGCTGGAATTTCGGCTATGACTTTTCCGGCTCCGGATACCGGCTGCACGCCTCGCACCAGATGATCCATCAGCAGTACGCCATGGTCCCGGAAGAAGTGGAACAGTCCGGCGGCGGGACCATGGCCGCCTACAGCGCCGGCGATCTGGTGGCAGACGCGGCCGGCTATTACCGGGCCGAACATGGTAGTGATTTCTTTACCGACTACCTGCGCTGCATTTTTGCCAATGGGCGCACCGATGGCGGACAAGGGCCGGACAGCCTGGTTGTCTGGCAGGACGAGAATGTGCTGCTTTTCGTGCCCAAGGCCCAGGTCTCCCAGTGGGAACTGCAGCTCATGGTCGTCGCCGACACCGACGAGGGACCGGTGGGCAATGTGATCGAGGCCCGGACCGCGGTCCGTCAGTCCATCGATACAGCTATCCTGGTAGCCCAGAGGATCTATGCCGGGCTTGGGGCCCGGCTGGTGACCTCCATTGAGTATGCCAAACGGCTGGGACGTCAGAACGGACAGCGGCTTCTTTACAGCTTTCTGCCCAAGCTGCCCTGGTCCATGGGTGCCTTCAGCGAGGCCCAGCTCCGTTTTATCTGTGGACATTTTCCTGAAGATTTTGCGGTTGCCTGTCGCCAGCAGCGGGACAAGTTTCTTGATCATATACTGTAGTGTTTGCACTGTCTGCCTGCCGCGGCCCTGGTAGGGTCGCCGGGCAGGACGAGGGTGCGGACGCTGATTTTCAATTCATATTTTTTGGAATTATTTCTATGAAAAAAGGATATTTTGGCCAGTGGGGCGGTGCGTTTATCCCCGAGGTGCTGCACCAGACGTTTGAAGAACTCAACCGGGCCTACGAGGACGCCCGGGCCGATGCGAATTTCTGGAAGGAGTATGTGGCCCTGATGGGTAATTACTCCTGCCGGCCCACGCCGCTGACCTTTGCCGAGAACCTCAGTGATCATCTCGGCGGAGCCAGAATCTATATCAAGCGCGAAGATCTCAATCACACCGGGGCCCACAAGGCAAATAATGTCATGGGCCAGGGTCTGCTGGTCCGGCGTATGGGCAAGAAGCGGGTTATAGCCGAGACCGGGGCCGGCCAGCACGGAGTAGCCACGGCCACCATGGCGGCCAGGTTCGGTTTTGAATGTACCATCTACATGGGCGAGGAAGATGTGGCCCGTCAGCGGCCCAACGTGTTCTGGATGGAAAAGCTGGGCGCCACCGTGATCCCGGTGACCGACGGGGCCCGGACCCTCAAGGACGCCATCAACGAGGCCTTCCGTGACTGGGTCACCCGGATGGATGACACCCATTATGTGCTCGGGACGGTCTGTGGGCCTCATCCCTTTCCGGAAATGGTGGCCTGGTTCCAGTCCATCATCGGCCAGGAGGCAAGGAAGCAGATCCTCGCCCAGCACGGGCGGATGCCGGATCGGGTTTATGCCTGTGTGGGTGGTGGGTCCAATGCCATGGGCATCTTTCAGGGGTTTCTGGACGAGGACGTGGTGGAACTGGTCGGAGTCGAGGCCGGTGGCAAGGGCGTGGACACGGACATGCATGCCGCGCGGATGAAGGGTGACCGGGCGGCTCCCGGAGTGGCCCAGGGCTACAAGACCATGTTCCTCCAGGACAGTGACGGGCAGATGCTAGATACCCATTCCATCGCCGCGGGCCTCGACTATGTGGGGATCTCGCCCATCCTGGCTGATCTTGGCGAGAAGGGGCGGGTCCGTTTCGAGGCCGCCACCGACGAGGAGGTCATGGAAGCACTGAGCCTGACCATGCGGACCGAGGGCATTATTCCGGCCCTGGAGTCGGCCCACGCCTTTGTGCAGGCCATCAGGGAGGCGCCCTCCATGGGGCGGGATCAGGCCATCATCATCAACATGTCCGGTCGGGGAGACAAGGATATCTTCACCATTGCCCATGCCTTTGACGATCCTTCCTGGAAGGAGTTTATCATCGGCCGGGCCGAGGAATATAAAAAAGACAGGAGCTGATCCGGCCCGCCGGCTGACCCGGGCTGTTTCCGGTGGTGACGTCGGGAGGCCGGGACACGGGAGGGGGAGCGTATCCTTGAACCTTAACCAACCTATTGCATAGATGACCATGACCTTACAGGAAGATATACAAAAACGGCTGGAGAAGAAAAAAATACTGCTGATGACCCACCTGGTCCTGGGGTATCCCTCGCTTGAAGTGAACCGGCAGGTCATTGCCCAGATGGCGGAAAACGGTGTGGACTGCATCGAGCTGCAGATCCCTTTTTCCGAGCCCATGGCCGATGGACCTGTGATCCTCAAGGCCAACCAGGACGCCCTGGCCGGTGGTATAAGGGTTGCCGACTGCCTGGCCTTTGCCCGGGAGATGATCGCCGCCCACCCCGGGGTGCATTTTCTCTTTATGACCTACTATAATATCGTCTTTCGCTACTCCACCTCCGCCTTCCTGGAGGAGGCGGCCGACATGGGAATCCGGGGCTGCATCATTCCGGACCTGCCGCCGGAAGAAGGCGGGGAGTATCTGGAGGGGTGCCGGGAACACGGGCTGGCGCCGATCATGTTTTTTACGCCCACCTCCACCGATGATCGCATGCGCGAGGTCGCTGCCCGGGGCGAGGGCTTTATCTACTGCGTGGCCCGGCGCGGGGTGACCGGCGCCCATACCGAGATGGATGCAGGCCTGGTCCGCTACCTCGAGCGGTGCCGGGCGGCAACTGACCTGCCCCTGGCCGTGGGCTTTGGTATCGGCCGGCGCGAAGACGTGGCCATGCTGGAGGGCAGGGCGGACATGGCGGTCATCGGCACCGCCACCATCCGGCTGGTGGATGAGAAGGGCCCTGCCGCCGTGGGCCCCTTTATCCGCGACCTGTTGGGATAATCCTGCCGCGGTTTGCCGATCCTGAATGGGCGCTGGCCAGGGGGCGGTTTATTCCTTTTCCAGGGCTGTCTGCACCGCCAGGCCCAGTTCATCCAGGTCAAAGGGTTTGCTTACCGCGGCTCTGAAACCGTGTTCCCGGTGTCGGGACATGGCGGCATCATGGGAGTAGCCCGAGGCAACGATCAACCGGGCGTCAGGGTCCAGGGCCAGTATCTTTCCGGCCGCCTCCCGGCCGCCCATGCCCCGGGTACGGTGAGATCCATGATAGCCGCATCGATTTCCCGGCCCGACTCCAGGGCTTCTTTGTACCGGTCCACCGCCTCCTGGCCGTCGCCGGCCAGTATCACTGTGTAGCCAAGTCTGGTCAGCATCAGATTGCAGATATCCCGGATCATCTCCTCATCGTCCATGACTAAAATGGTGCCGCTTCCCACGCTGGCCCGCCGGGGTCGGGTCTTCTCGACCGGGACAGCCTCGGGCTGGGCGGGCAGGAGAATGATAAAGGTCGTTCCCTTGCCCATCTCTGAATGGACTGTAATGTGGCCCTCGTGTTTCTGGATTATTGAATGGGTCACCGCCAGGCCAAGACCGGTACCCCGGCGACGGGTGGTGAAATAGGGATCAAAGATACGGTGGATATCCTCCGGATCAATGCCCCGACCGGTATCCGAAATCTGGATCCGGACCCAGGGGCCAGCCGCCAGGCCAGGGGCCTGCAGGTTCTGGCTGGCCGGCACGTTATCGGCGCATATGGTGATCGTCCCCCCTCCTGGCATGGCCTGGCGGGCATTGAGGACCAGGTTCTGGATAACCTGGCTGAACTGATCCCGGTCGATGTTGACCGGCCAGAGATCCGGAGCCAGATGAAACGCGCAACGGGTCTTTGAGCCGTGGAGGACAAAATTCGCTGATTCGGTGATCAGGCCATCCAGGCTGGAAACCTCCTTGACCGGTGCCCCTCCCTGGGAGAAGACAAGGAGCTGTCGGGTCAGTCCCCTGGCCCTCATGGTGGCTTTTTGGGCGCTTTCCAGCCGGGTCCGAATCAGGTCTCGTTCCATGTTGTGGTCCAGTCCCTGCAGGGTCAGGCTGATGTTGCCAAGGATGGCGCCCAGGATGTTGTTGAAGTCGTGGGCGATGCCGCCGGCCAGAACGCCTACCGATTCCAGCTTCCGGGTGTTGAGCAGTTCCTGTTCCATCTGCTGCTGTTTCGTGACATCGCGAAACACCAGAACCACCCCGACGATGTCGCCGCTCCTTGCCCGTATGGGGGCACAGGAATCGGCTATCACCCGGCGGGTCCCGTCCCGGGCAACCAGGACCGTGCCTTGGTCGAGTTCGGTTATCCTGCCTGTTCGCAGGACCTCGGTCACCGGGTTGGGGCAGGGCTCGCCACTTTTTTCATCCTGGATATGAAAGATTTTTTCCAACTCCAGACCGCGGGCCTCCTCCAGGGACCAGCCTGTGAGCTGTTCGGCGACGATGTTTTGCAGCATGACCCGTCCCTGGCGGTCCACGGTGATGACCCCGTCGCCGATGGAACGCAGGGTGACCAGCAGCTGTTCCTTTTCCCGGGCCAGGGCCAGTTCGGCTTTTTTGCGCTGGTCGATGTCGCGGATCACCGCGATCATGTTCATCCGGCCGCCATAGCGGGCCAGTTTCAGATTGATGTCAGTCCAGAAGGTCTCGCCGTTTTTGCGCCTGGAAAGCCATTCGAAATTCTGCGGGCCGTGCTCCAGGGTGCGGCCTACCCATTTTCTGGCCGTGGTTTCATCCCAGGGCGGTTCTCCCTGGCTGATATCCGAGGCCATGA encodes:
- the trpB gene encoding tryptophan synthase subunit beta, whose translation is MKKGYFGQWGGAFIPEVLHQTFEELNRAYEDARADANFWKEYVALMGNYSCRPTPLTFAENLSDHLGGARIYIKREDLNHTGAHKANNVMGQGLLVRRMGKKRVIAETGAGQHGVATATMAARFGFECTIYMGEEDVARQRPNVFWMEKLGATVIPVTDGARTLKDAINEAFRDWVTRMDDTHYVLGTVCGPHPFPEMVAWFQSIIGQEARKQILAQHGRMPDRVYACVGGGSNAMGIFQGFLDEDVVELVGVEAGGKGVDTDMHAARMKGDRAAPGVAQGYKTMFLQDSDGQMLDTHSIAAGLDYVGISPILADLGEKGRVRFEAATDEEVMEALSLTMRTEGIIPALESAHAFVQAIREAPSMGRDQAIIINMSGRGDKDIFTIAHAFDDPSWKEFIIGRAEEYKKDRS
- a CDS encoding radical SAM protein, which produces MEKTGKKSARPGGRHNVVDGRRRQAWSLLESCSVCPRRCGVNRLDDQVGLCQVGRCVRVASFGPHFGEEAPLVGRNGSGTIFFEGCNLRCVFCQNYDISHIDDQGLSPDSEVDDRQLARIMLELQSMGSHNINLVTPSHVVPQILAGLEIAVAEGLDIPLVYNTSAYDSVETLRLLDGIVDIYMPDCKFWVPDSAGRYAGARDYPEVMRQAVREMHRQVGDLEIGPDGLARRGLLVRHLVMPGMLDETGAILSWLAEEISPATYINIMDQYHPCGQAHRYPEIDRPLRPGEYAEALELARQAGLTRLDQRDLKTLLERLGILGR
- a CDS encoding PAS domain S-box protein, whose protein sequence is MWDLKRKYALIGGCLVPLFGRLNLTGTGHEGDLYRYLIPMVVGSVAGYLLGTMTERWQTKVEELHRANAVLQEKEEKYREIFNAPGDAIIIYDHQTGHLKEVNQAMLDMYGYSRAEIKSLMASDISQGEPPWDETTARKWVGRTLEHGPQNFEWLSRRKNGETFWTDINLKLARYGGRMNMIAVIRDIDQRKKAELALAREKEQLLVTLRSIGDGVITVDRQGRVMLQNIVAEQLTGWSLEEARGLELEKIFHIQDEKSGEPCPNPVTEVLRTGRITELDQGTVLVARDGTRRVIADSCAPIRARSGDIVGVVLVFRDVTKQQQMEQELLNTRKLESVGVLAGGIAHDFNNILGAILGNISLTLQGLDHNMERDLIRTRLESAQKATMRARGLTRQLLVFSQGGAPVKEVSSLDGLITESANFVLHGSKTRCAFHLAPDLWPVNIDRDQFSQVIQNLVLNARQAMPGGGTITICADNVPASQNLQAPGLAAGPWVRIQISDTGRGIDPEDIHRIFDPYFTTRRRGTGLGLAVTHSIIQKHEGHITVHSEMGKGTTFIILLPAQPEAVPVEKTRPRRASVGSGTILVMDDEEMIRDICNLMLTRLGYTVILAGDGQEAVDRYKEALESGREIDAAIMDLTVPGAWAAGRRPERYWPWTLTPG
- a CDS encoding succinate dehydrogenase cytochrome b subunit, translating into MSWFTSFCSTSVGKKYIMASTGLLLGGFLLVHAAGNSSIFWGRDAFLSYAEHLHALGPLVSVFEITLLAVFSLHVVTGLALALENIKARSSRYVVQHSAGGRTLGSRTMPYTGLVILGFIWMHLQNVHFTDHHSRTIADIVSTILANPAYTVLYGLGLLALALHISHGFWSMFQSIGLNHPRYDRLIRVSAWIGCGFIVSIFFVIVLLLISNSNWLGQLA
- the trpA gene encoding tryptophan synthase subunit alpha, with amino-acid sequence MTLQEDIQKRLEKKKILLMTHLVLGYPSLEVNRQVIAQMAENGVDCIELQIPFSEPMADGPVILKANQDALAGGIRVADCLAFAREMIAAHPGVHFLFMTYYNIVFRYSTSAFLEEAADMGIRGCIIPDLPPEEGGEYLEGCREHGLAPIMFFTPTSTDDRMREVAARGEGFIYCVARRGVTGAHTEMDAGLVRYLERCRAATDLPLAVGFGIGRREDVAMLEGRADMAVIGTATIRLVDEKGPAAVGPFIRDLLG